The stretch of DNA CTTAGAACAAATGACTATACATGACAGCTTCAGCAGACTAGCTAATTGCTCTGTTGCATTTACCTTACCATAAGTGTTCTGTAGTTTTACTGTCCCTGCATGCCAGCATTGGAAGAAACCTCTCTCTTGCTCTTGTTGATCACTCTGTCAAACAGATTGCTCCTCTGTGGACTAGGCTTAGAGGCTAATCATTGCGCTTTACCTCATCTGCCTGCTGAATGTGCTTCCAGTGACCCAATTCAAAGGATTTaaaactcccagcatgcatcCATGCCACAAAGCAAAGCTCCGCAGCTGAGGGACAGAGTGCATGAAGGTCTGATATATTAGCTCAGAGATCATGTCAGATCTTTGAACTAGGTAAAGACCCCTGTAAACTGCAGTTTATCCTAAGATGAtagaaagggttttttttttttttgtgcttgatCCCTTATACTGGCCTACGCACTGACAGACAACCTGCATCTTGAAAACCTTAATActtagatttacatttaaacattatgCTCAAATATTACAATGCCTTGGGGTGTAAGGAGCTAAATCAAATGCATTAATTGTCCTCCACAAATTAACTTGATTGATTTACTATCATTTGCAAATGACTGGAGGTTTGCTGCCTGATAGCTTCAACATGTGTGTGGTTGAAGGCTGGTCCGGTTGCTTAGTACCTTTTTTCCGTTAGCTGCTACACCTCAAATTAATTGTTAATAACATTGCAGCTCTCTAGGCAGAAATTTTCCCGGCTTTAACTGGTGAGGTTAAGTGGGTGGtaaatgtgtatgtgtttatatactTAATCGGTTAATCTCAAATGAGCATGCTTATTAAATTCATCATAAGCATTTCATAAATTTCAAGGATAATTGCAGTCTTTATGAGAATGAAACTTGATCTCCCTTTGAGCTACATCGGTCTTCCAGGTAaacctttaatatatttaaagaacaaattagttaacacagatttagacagatttcttAACATGGGGTGTAAATCAGATAATATGATCTGAGATTGATACTTTTAGCAAGTTATATTTGCTGATACCTCAAAACATGCTGTGTTACATTTGCTTTTTGATTAGATTCAGGGGTCTGGAAttgatataattaatattatttgactttttacaTAACCAGTTACATAACTGACAAATGTACCTAAAATATAACATGAATATTTAATTGAACTCCCGTAAAATAGCAAATCCAGTATCCCAACTGggaaatttacacaaaatatatacttaaactttttaattaatataaaacataatgaTATAATTAATCACCTGATGGCAGCTCATTATTGGCTTGTGCAATGAGAAAAGCAACGACATCAGTCAAATAGCTTTTTCAGTCTGAAAAATTTGAAAATCTAGTATCGACTCcagctgctgaaaaaaaaatgcatttatatataaaatgttttttatatatatatatatatatacatatatatatatatatatatatatatatatatatatatatatatatatatatatatgaagcgtTTCATTGTTACATCATTTTGTTTGGCGTTTGATTGATCCATTAATCCATACTGATGTATTGTTTCTCCCCTAATGTCTAGTCTATATTACAGTTTGCTCTGAAAACAACCATTCATTTCCTTGTTTACATCACACAGGAGGTTGTGGCAACTAAGTGACATTAGTTTTCTTGGTTATACATTCTGCATCTGTCAGTGAGTGCACATAGAAGCAAAGCCTCATAGTAGTGGACTAAAAGAAGAAAACATCTTGTCAAACTGCAATCCAGGCCCAGGCTGTGCTCCTAATTGGCCTGCTCACCATAAGCTCTTGCAGGGTTCTCTCGGCCTGAGCTCAGAGTTTTTAGGAGCAGCAGAGACCAATCTGTCACTATAGATTTCTAAGAGAAAAGAACAGGCCCGATATAAAGTAGACTCACCAGGATAACACCTCACCCCTCAATACAATAATACACTCTTAAAGGTGTCCTCAGTACCCTATACCCTTATAGTGCTAGGGGGGCCATAAAGTGCACTCATTTAATCCCACAATGCAATTTAAAGGTGAAACAAACATACACTCAACAGCTAGCCACTAAAGTTGGGGTTCTCAGCTCTGGCCATTGAGGTCAATTTTTCTTGCTCCAACTCAAATCAAACACACTTTAACAAGCTAATgaaggtcttcaggattattaGAAAGTTACAGGCATTAtgtttgatcaaggttggagctTAACTCTGGAAGTGGACATAGAGGGCAAGAGTTGATAACCCCTGTGCTAAAGAATACCCAACCACTGTGAAAACGCTGCCGAATGTAATCTTGCACCTTGAGAAGATGGTCTCCATAGCAGCTCTGGTGATGTGCTGTTTCTATGtgcatttatgctttgatttgaaagaaaacagcgcatccttgtggggCGACTGATACAGAAGAGCATTCGCAGCATAAGGTGATGTTGAGAGACACatgaggagactgttgacaaaggaattattgaataaagtgtcattttagttttattcgcatacaaaagtattctcgttgcatcataacgttacggttgaaccactgatggcagatgcttttcatactttttttggaCCTCGACAGTGTTATCttcttggcagtctatgggacagtctcaagccttccagttttcatccaaaatatctaaaaattgtgttccgaagatgaacgaagctttaataagtttggaacaacatgggggttggtgattaatgactaaattttaattttggggtggagtatccctttaagcattTTTTTCTATGCCTACTACTTAAGTTGTCATCTCACCTTATTGCACATAACATTTACAGctctttttatttttccaaatgtaCAGCTTTTATTTATCTGCAAAACTTTTTAATTAGCAAATAATGACTGAGTGCACATTTAAATCATAGAGGCCAGATGAGGTGAGGATGTCTAAAAAGGCTTTAACATCACTAATATTACTACTTCTGTTACTAATAAAAGCATAGGCTACTGGAGAAGTGCTTCCCCGTTTTCTCATTCAGCTCTTTCCAGCATTCTATTATTGCCTCTGGTGCAATACTAAAAACTGATGCACGTCTATGAATTAGTCTCCATATAAATTGCTGGATTAGAGTCCATTATGAGCGCAGCCTGCTGCATCATCTTCCGCAACAAGACTACCATGTGGGTCATGCATTGGCTCTGtacaatgaaatattattatactaaTGCACCCAAGAGGACGTCAGCAGCGCGCGGATCCTCTTTCTCAATGTTCACATTGCACAACCAAATCAGACCCTTTAGCACACTATTGCTATACGTCCAGACGTTTAATGATGCAAAGTGACATGAATATAGCCTACATACATTTCCATTTAAATGGATGGCAGATCTGCTGGTTTACTGTTTGTCGCACACACTCGTGCGTTTATGAAacattgaaaattaaaatgtatatactatGTAAAAGCCATTGCGCGTGTAAATGGAAATCCACAAGACTGCAGGCAGTTTGCACTAGTGTAtcttatacattttatatcatcATGAGGCCAAATGTTGGACACACACAGGAGTAAACTATGAGTTCAGCGTCACCATATCATACGCAGTCGCAGCCCGTTTCATTCATAAAGAAGCGACTCTCCAACACCGGTGGTGCGACGATTCACATGCCTTGATAGGCTAAGTAAAGCCAGGTTTTATGTAGATTCGTGctcaatattttttcatttgttgttaCAGCACATGCCATCATGACAGTCATGGTCAGTGCATCTAACGATTTCCACACAAACCGAAAATGCTGCAAGTATTCAGCATTCAAAGTCTAAACGAAAACTGTTTAACGCTTGTCCGGGTTGCTTAGGCtgttctttgtaaaaaaaaaaaaaaaaaaaaaaaaaaatacacaatatgCCAAAGACACTACATGAATGAATTGCTTTCAAACGTCGGCGCGCGATTCGACTCACCTACCTGAACTTAACGTTTCCCGCGTGACTGATCTCTTTGAATGACAGGACAGATGAATGGCAGCCTGCGCTAATAAGGAACTAAAGCATTTTAGACTAATAATGAAAACGTGATAGAGTCCAATCTCAACGGcagtgctctctctccctctctctgtatcgcactcacagatacacacacacacacccctcctcAGAATCTCCACTTGCTTCAGAAGAAGGTGGGAAATGTTTAACATATTGCCTTTGGTGGACAAATAGAAGCACCTAGAGCAGTCTCTCATTTTACTGAAATATAATACAAACTACTCCTAAAATTCTGTACAAAcctaaaattatttaacatttaaagcaCTGAAACTCAAAATGTTAGATGTTTCCTAATATAAaaaagcccaaatataaaaatgtaaacataaaatgtataaaaatgcaaataattttaaatgattgcattaaaaaatgtttttataaatgttaaaacatttaaataaatataattaaaaataaattaaattgtttttttaataaacactAAATCTAAATAGACTTTTTATAAACAAACGtacattcaaaataaacattgcaaataaattaattttaaaatacatagaaaataactttaaaaatgcattcaaacaaacattaaaaaaataaaaacaacaattaaaaatgtaaattaacactgaaaatttaaataaacacatttaaataaacatttaaactaaggtaattcatttaatttttcttttttaaatacagcATCAAAATCTAAAAATTATCAAACCATTGAGGTTCCTCAGACTGCCACTATGGCAGAACCACTTTAAACGTGCCTCAAATATTGTGTActcaagatatttcattatacaTGTTAAGTGTCTTAAATAGAGGTTTTCCATAGGGTCCAGGCAGTGTGAAAAAAATTTAAGGGATCCCCTAATGGTGTCtcaagtacattttaatttttacagtgttttgtgCGCCTTCTCTCTGAACCTGGAGATGCTTTGGCTGTTGCTAACAAGGCAGATAGAAGAATGTTAGTCCCTGTCACAGACTGAATCTTTGTGTTGAATCTTAGTCGAAGATGGTGATAATGGAGCTTCTTGCGGCAATTCCATTTTCTTCGTCTGGCAGGCAGCTAGACTTGGGAAGGGTGGCCCATAATAATCTCAGTTTAATACAATAATCTTTCAGAAAGCACATTCCCGTAGCTGCCTGAATATTGTGTATAATACTTAACAGTTATTGGTATCAAACAGCACAATTACACAGTATCAAACAAAGACCTCACCAAGTAAAGAACTCAGACCAGTAAGCATTACATCTGTATAAACTAACACTGGGGGTTCATTAACCATGCATACTCTTTTCATGTCGAGAGATGGAGGCGGTAGACAACCAAATATAATCACAACAGACAGGCTGGGGTGTACAGTTTGATAATAGCTTGCAGGAAGCAGGAGGCCAGGCTGCAAACAGCATGTGGATATTAGTCACCTCATAATAATGTCTGCCTTTATATTCAATACTCTCCCATGCTTTCATGTCTTTCCCTtgcaaattgaaataaattaaattgtgaaaAGCCATGTGAAATACTAagcaacaacaacacaaacaaaaaattggTTAGGCTTTAGAGCGGATGATTTAAGTAGcctaagcaatttgtttatttctAGGGGGTATTCAGACATTTAATTTTAGGATATTCTACAGTGGGCAaagatatttttatgcatttaagctCCTCTCTACTGTACAATGTGATTAACTAATTAAAGATTCTGATTTATTCTTGGTCTTGACAGATAACATCAGCTGTCACATTAAATCAGCGGTACAGTTTGTCTCCCTCTTCCTGTAAGAATCAGTACTACATTGCCAAAAATGGATATACATGAATACTTTCAGTTCAGGATGTTGTTCATTTCTTGTTGGAACTTTCTCCCTTTTGATTATCCCTTGCCTGGCCCATTATCTCAAAAAGTTTAAAGACAACCTATACTGAACCTGctcttaaaaaaatctaagtgTTGAGTATGAATAAAATGCTTCAACATTATAACCATGGCTCATATGTCAGTGAACAGTTTACTTGCTACTGTAACAGGTGCACTGAGAATAACATCTCCACTTCCATTCACATAGTCCTCTTACAATAAAAGGTAACCTGAGAACGCTGTTCCACTAGAGCTCCGcttttaaatgattaaacaatCATGCACACCCTTGTTTACTTCTTGCTCTGAGTCCCAGTGGTACACCTTAACTCCCACTTGCACTACAACTGTTGCCTCACTTGAACAAATATTGCATATACTGAGTGTCATTGCCTAATTAAACACTATGGCAGATACTTGACCTCTGTATTTGCACATATGGTCTTGCATATTAATATCCAAATGCATACACTCTAAAAAGGTACAGtgttgaatttttttctttttttttttttttgcaccaaattttcaaatagttctatctcagccaaatattgtcatatcttAAGAAActatgcatcaatggaaagtttttaAGATAACAATCCTtgtgattggttttgtggtccagggtcacacacacacacacacacacacgcacacacacacacatatatatatatataatgtaatacacaCAACGTTCTGCTGTTTTCATTAATGCTGTAAAGAAACAATCTTCATATCTTGATATAGTACTGTAAGAGACTAAAAAGGATACtgaaacaaatatttgaaaacagaCACGTAGTACAGCAGGATGTAATATCCCAGGTTTGTCACGTTCAAATGTTCATGCTATCCACAGCATATGTATTCTGAGCTTCTttctaatgtacagtatgaaaaaatattatttcaagcaCTGCAAATATTTACTGCATGTTTAATTTAAAGGTAAATGGTGCacggactctttttttttctctccatcaaTAAGAACATCAAATGACCAAAATAACCACTAACATTACACACTTTTACAATATACACATCAACACCAAAGTTTGTTAGTggtttattttaatgaaactcTTAATAAGTTACATAAATTATTTCAAGACTAGACAATCCAGGCTTCACAAACGTCACATAGTGAATTCCTATCTTATCGAAGTTAATCATTCACAAATATGACAATTCAGTTTTTTGCTGAATGTTAAACTTGTGACAGGTGTAATAAAAAGAGCAAAAGTACACATATTATCTATTGTTTCCAAGATTTCCAGTTATAAAGAATGACTGATGAAGCAATGacctgttttcttttacagaacaTTGCAGCTTGAGGAAGTAGAAGTCGTCTTCTCAGGTTCAGCATACTGAAAGGgtgtaaaatggtttcatatttcTCTGTCTATAtggaaaaaaaactgattaacATAACAGCTTTGTTGCAAAACAGTTTAACATCCAAAAGGAAATATTACATGGCTTCTAATACCCATGTAGTGCTTTGATACCCTAACTCTGTTTAATATTACACTGCTAATAGTTATTCATAGCAAGGCTAAAACTGGAATATAAAAATCAAGGACCATGTAGagttataaaaacaaagtgcacGTGAAGCTAAAATTGTGCCTGGAGTTTTAGTCAGACAACTTGTTGCACTCAAATTCTTACTGTTACTCTGCAGAAAAAGAAACTACACTGTCCactgcatgtgtatatatatatatatatatatatatatatgtgtatgtatgtatatatatacacacatatatacacacacacacacagactgtattTCCAAGCTGCCCTTTTTTTTCGGGTGTCATTTTCTTTCCTAAATCCATAATACAACAATGACCCAAAACAGCGGTCTACAAAATCAgcccctatatttaccagtcttaATCTCTCATCATGACATCTTTGATTCATAACCCTCAATTTGCACTGCATACCTTTTCTACTCAAATTCCAGTAGAAATTTTTAATGCCCCCAACAACCCTGACTTAAGAATCCAAAATGGCTGCTCAGTGCATCAACAGTAAGTCAAACTGGTTATTTGCTCTTCTGTATGTCCGTCTCTAATTAACAATATGtacttttatatgttttaatgATTGGTACTGCTAACAATAGAcactttcattttagttttatgacTTGTACTGGAGCAATGGCAACTTGGGTACTCAGACCTCAGACCTAAGCAGTTCATACACTAAATTACTTCCTGTAGATCCCTGGAGCCATAATTGGGCCACCTGAGACACCTACACAAAACTGATCCTTCAAAAGTCTGAAGTTCAAGACCATAAATATCAGCATAAATGATCTGTTCAAGCCTAAAAGCACATTATACAAAGGAAGATATGACATGGAAAAGCACACTAATGCACAGTTATCATCCAGAGTCAGCAAATTCAAAATCGTATACCAAAACATATGTCGGTCAAGGATAAAACAGATATACTaaaaagacaaaagtaaataatttttccTAAAACACAAAACTAAGTTCCAAGTATTGTAAGAAAAACAAACTATTAATACAAATTTAgacaatgtttatatatttaatatatatatttatttaatgtttttatatttaggcATAGATCCTTCcagtttaatttattaaaagacAGTGACTTCAACAGTTCCTTCATTGGTCAAAGTGCTAAAATATAGGACGAACAAAGAATAGTATCCCAAAAACATTTGTGGACATTTAAGAAATTCAAGAACATTTAAGGGCCGTTTTCGGGTGATTGTGCTGCCTGGCTCAGATGCAGTTAGTGGGTTAGTGACAAACAATATggcagccaaaaataaaaaggcaaatgtaaaCAAGGCTCCTGGTAAAATGATTCTTCACATCATTTCCCTTTATCACTGTTCAACAAAGTGAAGCCTGTTGGAAAAAGGCAGAGGAAAACAGAACTTGAGTTGGATCATGAAGACTGATGCAAAACTAAATAAGTCAAGTATTACAGAAGACAGAGCCACTAATTTAATAAGAGACAGAGTGAACTGATGATGGATTTCTGATGACAGGACGTTATGGTTTACCTTCCTTTGCCACACTCTTGGCCTTTCCACTCAAGTCGCTGACAACATTGTCGAATGCTGCTTCATGTTTGAGGAAGAAAGGTCTCACCATACGTGTGTATATGATCTGAGCACCATTCCAGGAGACCGGAACCATGCACCACAGCAGAAACAGGCACTGAAATACATACATGTCAGCTACACATTTGCTGCCAGTGTTCAAAaatatgatttctatttcaaataaatgctgttcttttcgcTATTCAAACgttcaattcaataaacaaactaaacatgtatcacagtttaaaataaatattaaaaaaaataatttcagcaaaactgatttcaacatttataataagaaatagtattaaaatacCAGATCAGGAGTGATGCCTttttaaaatagaacattttaaaaagtaatatttcaccatttcacattattatttaatagctactgtattttaatgtattttaagtggaattaaaaaatattttaataataaaacacctTACCTTCCCAGCATAGTAAAAGGGAAACCAAAAGAGGAAGATATCAGAGAAAAATTCAGCTACACTGAAGAGTCCATAAACCACCCAGTAGATTAGCCATTTGGTGTCATCTTCTTTATTGTTGGTCTCAATGGCTTTGATGCTGCATGAGAAACAGAATAACATGTGAAAACAGGCCAGTCATTGTGGGCTGCTCTCATTATTGTGCTGTGCAAACACATCTGTGCGGTTCTCCAGGTCTAACATCTGCCCCCAATATGCATACTAGACATTTGTGAAATTTGACATGTCATGCATACTTACGAGGCATACGCTGGGTATGCAAAACCAATCAAGTTGCAGAGAAGGGATGCAGCATATCCAAATAACAGATAGAGTGACACAATAGATACTGCACCTGCAGAACATACAGAGACACGTGATCACTGCCATTGATAAAATGAAGAAGGGCATTTAGGGTGTTTGGTGTCCTAACAGGATGCAAAAAGCACAAATAAAGGCtgatttgtgtgtttatgtgatcATAGGGAAACATGTCTTATGTAGTCCAGCCACTGCAATTCTGCACAGACACTTGAGAACATAGGCTACTACATGGTTAAAAATAACCCTTCAAGCTCTTGGGAGCGGCTAGAAAAAAATCAGATATGATAATGGCACTTAATAGATCATTTGCTGGATGTTCCTCAATAAAgcagggtttgtgtgtgtgtgtgtgtgtgtgtgtgtgttaaaacaaAGAGCTGCAAATGCAACAGGGAAACGTCAGATAGCCCTCGGGGTAAAAACTGATCGTGCGGCATCGGTTCTTGTCACACAAACACGCGAAGCAGAGTATAACTAATGTTTGATTTTTGGAAGCAATTTGATGAATCGAGTAAACCGATTCTCAAAACCGGATTACTCAAcgaaaaaaaactgaatcagcTTCAACTATTCATCGACTCAATCTATGAAGTGTCggttaataaaatcttaatgtaaaactttaagaaacaacaaaacgtGTCTACAGTTGAACTTAGAGAACACAATATAGCCTACCAGGTCATGTCGGGGAACTAGTAATGATATAATTATTAATCTCAGCAGAAAGCAAAAGATCCGCTGAATCGTTGTTTTGTTCAGAGtccccactttaaaaaaaaaaaaaaaacaatccgtTGACTCGGACTTTCCTTGTCTTATCATTAGCCTATGACTCCCAGAGCCCTTTGCACCCAGATACAACATTTAACAAGTCTTTAAGGGTAACACAAACTTAAATCACGTATTTAAAGAATAAGTTCATACTTTTATTAAGAAAATCAATAGATTCAATTGTAATGtttacaaagaaaacatttaaactcACACAAGCCCAACAAAGCCTGGCAGCTGATAGCCAATACAACTTAAATACATAGGTTAATGTATTCCTGACTAAATAATTAAAGATGCTGCTTCCAAACCAAAAGTCTAAAACCAGTCACGTTACCTGTTGCAATGTACCGTTTCTGAACTCCAGTTTTTTCCTCTAAAACCGCTAGAAAATCCGTTACCACATTCTTCTGCTTATAAAACGCTTCGTGGCGTTCTGTAACACTATTGAACATTTTGTCCTTCCTCGTTTATAGTACAGCTAAATGTAGTGACCACTGCCAGAGCTGTAAACTAGTTTTTCAAGCCAAGCAAACCCAATTTCCAAGCAAACTAAAACTAGCAGAAAGTTTGTTTCCTTTACAGCAGCACAGGACTGGCTCATTACAGGCGGGTCTACGGGGACCAATAGAAACTAATAGCACTGTATGATTCCGCCTCCCTCACAGGTGATTACGATTCTGTTGAAATGCTACGTAAATGTTGCTTTTTGACTGAGAACACAATAGCTTTGAAGGAAGGAGGCGTTTAGCAGATCTTTAAATTAAAGTATggatttctttaataaaaaaaataaaaaataaaaaaaacccacccCTTGTTGTACTGCCTCTCCGTTTACCCTATGGTTTAGCCCACTGCAGTCCTGTTTGAAGTCCTATTAGCTGAGAGTCAAAATatacaatttctaaattataatttaattaattaaattttaatgtttaagtcAATCCTAAAGGCTGTTTCGCCACGGGTTCCCTCAGCTTAATTGTCATTGTCACTCTCATCAGaagcttttttttaattctcgTTTGACTTTTGTTTGtatgtagatttaaaaaaaatctaagggAACCCTTGGCTCCAACTGATGAATTACATAGCCTATTAACTGCTTCAGTGGGCTGTATAAGATGAAACCATCTTGTTTTACAGAACAATGGAGTCAGTCAGGGATAATTTGTTTAAGAGATTAATATCTGGATTTCATTTTACTATATCCTTATTCAACACAAAAGCTTTCAGTGGTGCTAAAACCCATGATGATAATCTAACCAAATGTATTAGTATAATTTTCTTAGTGAATACAATCTTATTGGCAGGTGaactctgtttattattattatttatttatttttggggatATCTTTCCACCTATACTCTTCACAGCAATTTATGGAGAGAGTGATAAGCCAAATGAGTGTCATATATAAGATGTCTCACATTAAGAGATAATCACTGTGTTTACTGGTACCACCTCACCTTTCCTCAGACCCATGTCTGAGCagcagtttgtaaaaaaaatcataaaatgttcCATTCCATAATTTTTAAACTGGTGTTTTATAATAACAATTCATTCAGCTCTCAGCCAAAGCAGGGTCTTGAGTTATGACAGAAGCAACTATACAACTTATTGATATGAGTGAgattatctaaaaaaaatgtttgtttttttatttaaaaaaagaacatttcctcacaaataataaaagtcattttattattaatttaactcata from Carassius gibelio isolate Cgi1373 ecotype wild population from Czech Republic chromosome B2, carGib1.2-hapl.c, whole genome shotgun sequence encodes:
- the LOC127951296 gene encoding receptor expression-enhancing protein 6, which translates into the protein MFNSVTERHEAFYKQKNVVTDFLAVLEEKTGVQKRYIATGAVSIVSLYLLFGYAASLLCNLIGFAYPAYASIKAIETNNKEDDTKWLIYWVVYGLFSVAEFFSDIFLFWFPFYYAGKCLFLLWCMVPVSWNGAQIIYTRMVRPFFLKHEAAFDNVVSDLSGKAKSVAKEGFTLLNSDKGK